The DNA region TTACCCATCCTCTTCATTTCCTCAAATTTATTCATGCCGCCTTGTtggtttaaattaaaaattaaataattttctcATAATCTCAAGAttccttatttattttcaataatCATAAGTGACCAAATTGCAATTTTGATTCTAAAATAGTAAATGCTTGTGTGTCTAGGATAAACTCGAAGATTAGTCAGTTGTGCTTGTACCTTTATGAACCTAATTCATTTTGGAAAGAAATACGAATACTAGCCTTTTTTGTTTATGATCGCGCTTTTTCATTATTGTAATGTTTAGAAGAGTAGGACAGGATCAATGTCAAAAGCATATATTCGGTAAAAATCACTTACGAAACTGCTCATTATTTTTAAGTAGTAGTAATAAACAAGATTTGAAATCTCAACACAGACTATTAACTTGACAGAGTCACAAGTTTGAATTTGTTCTAGGAAAACAAATGCTATCCATTTTTGAGTCAAAATGTCAGGTGTTTTATTTGTCACAAAGAACATAAAACCATGACAGAAATGTCAATTTATGTAGAAGATAATACAAAAGACGAAAGGGATAgtggaaataaataaatataagcaTCCTAGTATTTCTTTATGGAGAATGTATACAATACTTTGTGGACGTATCTCTCTCTTGGATTCACAATTGTCAACGGGAAATTTGGGTGATTCACAACGTCAGGGAACACTAGAGTTTCCAAAGCCAATGCTGCATGACTCTAATACACAAATCCACCTTTCCCTTTTATAGTTCTATTACCCCAATTTGAAGTGTAGAATTGAACACCAGGTGCAGATGTTTTTACATCCATCACTCTTCCAGACTTCTTATCATAAACTATCCCCACACGTTTCATTTTTTCAGTGTCATCGAGTACATAGTTGATGTCATATCCATTTTGGAGTTTATCGATCCTGCTCCCCACCTTACGGGGTTTAAGGAAGTCGTAAGGCGTGTTTTTGACAGGGGCAATTTCCCCTGTGGGAATGAGCTCTTTATCAACTAGGGTGATGTGTGATCCAAAGATTTGAATAGCATTGGACAAGATATCGCCACTGTTGTGTCCACCAATGTTCCAGTAAGGGTGATGAGACAGGTTAATTGGAGTGGCCTTGTTCAGTGCTTTTGCCTTAAATACCACACTAAGTTTGTAAGGATGTTTTAATGCATAGGTAACAGAGGCAAGAACATCACCAGGAAATCCTACATAAGAAAGCAATGGAGTTTATTTCAATTCATTAGTGTTACTTCCTCCATTCTATTTTACCTAGTGCTATTTCCTTGTTAGTTcgttaaaaaaaatgacacatttctatTTTT from Lycium ferocissimum isolate CSIRO_LF1 chromosome 2, AGI_CSIRO_Lferr_CH_V1, whole genome shotgun sequence includes:
- the LOC132047901 gene encoding uncharacterized protein LOC132047901 is translated as MSSKINLFIRFFIFHVLAAASVSGSNIGIYELKKEISLSSSQIMVPESSLFFFLIRMNDTSYFGAALGRVANRIGGAQFTLNGTHYQLVRNTRKHMLHGGPKGFSNVVWKVSEYVNDGPCPYITLTYFSSDGDQGFPGDVLASVTYALKHPYKLSVVFKAKALNKATPINLSHHPYWNIGGHNSGDILSNAIQIFGSHITLVDKELIPTGEIAPVKNTPYDFLKPRKVGSRIDKLQNGYDINYVLDDTEKMKRVGIVYDKKSGRVMDVKTSAPGVQFYTSNWGNRTIKGKGGFVY